AGATGTCAATGCATCATAGATATCCGCCAGTTTACACACTTTTACATAGGCAGGGATTTCTTCGGGCGCCACATCATTGGGATAACATCGTCCCTCATCCTTGAACATCGGCCCATGGTGCCATTTAACCGAATCAACGATCAGAGGATCATTAAGATGATTCTTTTCAAATACCTGCATCCCCAATTTATATGAATGGGTTTTTACAACTTCAAACTCTTCATCTGTTAAGGGGCCTTTTTTATTTAATATCTCTTCGGGAACTAAAACTTTGCCGGCATCGTGCATAAAATAGCCAATGGAAATTTCTTTAATTTTTTCCGGATAGTCCATCCCAAACTGTTTACCGTATTTATTGATGAAATGCTTGATTACCGGGGTTCCGATGGTGCACACATTTATGGAATGGTTATACAGATAGTCGTCGTAGCTAAATATTTCACGGGTTAACAACGAAAAGGCACTTTCATCGGTGTTTATAAAATCCAACAATTCCGTAACGGTATTTTCCACCTGGCCATAATCAAATTCACCACCCGTATCTTTGATATCAGAGATAACTTTTTTTATGTTTTTTTTGGCGTTCTCAAATTTAACGGAGGCCTCTTTTTTGATTTGTTCAATTTGCTCTATTTTTTTATCAATCTCAGGCAGTTTAGATAGAACGTCCTTTGCAACAAGGTCGATTTGCTCCCCCCGTGTCAGTTTCAACTCTGTGCCTTGCTTATCCCAGGTACCGCCTCCTAATTTACGACTGATTGGAAGCGTTTGAATCCCTTCTGCCCGTAATTTCAGCAAAATATTTTCATCTTTGATAGTGGTCGTTTTCTCAATTGTTTTCGTCTTTTTTGAGTTGTAGATATCTATACCGGTCCTGACACTTCCGCCCTGCTGAATAATTTTAATTAACCGGTCAATGGATGTATTTACATGTCCCATTTGAATTTGCCCTCATAAAAAAGATAACCTGGTGATATGCATACCCTCATACATCAATGGCTCTTTCGCGGGGATTAAATTTTTAAATAGGCCCAGGAACAGATCTGTGCTTTTACCTGCCGGAGTAACTAACCCAGCTACGCCCGGTAAGGATGGGGGATGCAAAAAATCCCCCATTTTGTTTGCTTTGTTATCCGTATTCTTTGTTGCAGTTTAGGGCACATATTTCAATCTTTTAAAAAAGGCCCTTTCCCAGCAGTTAAATTTATATTTTACCCGGCCAGATTGGCTTCTGCAAACGCCCAGTTAGCCAGATGTTCCAAATATGTGTCGACATAGTCCGCTCTGCGATTCTGATAATCCAGATAATATGCATGTTCCCAGACATCAATAGTGAGAAGCGGAATCAGCCCTTGGGCAATCGGTGTATCAGCGTTTGAGGTTTTGATGATTTTCAGAGTATTGCCGTCTTGGACCAGCCATGCCCATCCGCTGCCGAACTGGGAGAGCGCTGCAGATGCAAAGGCTTCTTTAAATGCATAGAAACTTCCAAAATCCGCTTTAATTTTTTCGGCAATGATACCGGCAGGCTCACCGCCTCCTCCAGGTTTTATGCTGTTCCAGTAAAAGGTGTGGTTAAAGACCTGGGCGGCATTATTAAAAATACCTTTTTCCTCGGCATTGCCGTAGGTTTTCTGAATAATTTCCTCGATGGGCAGATCGGCGTAGGCCGTTCCCTTAATCAGCCCATTCAATTTTTTTACATAGCCGGCATGGTGCTTCCCATAGTGAATAAGAACGGTTTTTTCAGAAATATACGGTTCAAGGGCATCGGCTTTGAATGGTAGAGACTGCTGGATTACCATGCCCCCCCCAGGGCCTTTACAGCTGACACCGGTCATCTGCAACAGTGCAAAGGCACCCGCACCGGCTGAAAGTTTTAAAAATTTCCTTCTGTCCATTCCCCCTCCTTTTCTAATTTTGAAATTGATATCCTGACTCTTTTGTGCTCTCTTTTCAGACCTACATTACGGGAATGCTGCGTATCGATTCTTCGCAACGAGGTCAGTTTAGGCTCACGGCTTTGGCCTTGTCAATGAAAACCTGGTGGGGTAACATTGGCCCGCAAAGCGCATAAATTTAAATGAAGTACCTATACGCAATTTAAACTAACAACTGAAAACCTATGAATGAATACACGCTCATACAGATTTCCGGAATCCTGGTCGCAGCCACCGCCTGTCAGTGGCTGGCCTGGCGGGTAAAAATTCCAGGAATCGTTTTTCTTCTGGTTACCGGCATTTTGGCCGGTCCTGTATTGGGGCTTTTAAATCCCGAAAAAATGATGGGGGATCTTTTTTTCCCTTTTGTCTCCATGTCCGTGGCCCTGATTCTGTTTGAGGGCAGCCTGACTCTGAATTTTTCGGAAATCCGGGGGCTGCACATGGTGGTCCGAAACATGGTCTCTTTCGGCATGCTGGTCACCTGGATCATCACGGCCCTGGCCGCCCGGATGGGCTTGGGCTTGTCCTGGCATATCAGCGTGCTTTTAGGTGCCATCACATCCGTAAGCGGCCCAACCGTAATCGTACCCATGCTGCGCACGGTCCGGCCCAACAAGAACATCGCCAATATCCTTAGATGGGAAGGTATCATTGTCGATCCCATCGGTGCGGCCATGGCCGTTTTAGCCTATGAATTCATTATCTCGGGTTCGGCCCAGCAGGCCATGGGGCATACCATCCTGGTGTTTATCCGGCTGATTGCCACGGGTACAGCCGTTGGCATGGTCTGTGGATATGGCTTTGGCATGGCCATACGCAAACACTGGATCCCCGAATTCATGCACAACCTGTTTGCCATATCCCTGGTACTTGGCGCGTTTGTGTTTTCCAATCATCTGCAGCATGAGGCGGGCCTGGTAGCGGTCACCGTTATGGGCATCTGGCTGGCCAATATGAAGGATGTGCCCATTGGGGATATTCTTGATTTCAAGGAACACATCAGTATTCTGCTGATTTCCGTCCTTTTTATCATGCTGGCTGCCCGGCTGTGTATCG
Above is a window of uncultured Desulfobacter sp. DNA encoding:
- a CDS encoding superoxide dismutase, with translation MDRRKFLKLSAGAGAFALLQMTGVSCKGPGGGMVIQQSLPFKADALEPYISEKTVLIHYGKHHAGYVKKLNGLIKGTAYADLPIEEIIQKTYGNAEEKGIFNNAAQVFNHTFYWNSIKPGGGGEPAGIIAEKIKADFGSFYAFKEAFASAALSQFGSGWAWLVQDGNTLKIIKTSNADTPIAQGLIPLLTIDVWEHAYYLDYQNRRADYVDTYLEHLANWAFAEANLAG
- a CDS encoding HD domain-containing phosphohydrolase encodes the protein MGHVNTSIDRLIKIIQQGGSVRTGIDIYNSKKTKTIEKTTTIKDENILLKLRAEGIQTLPISRKLGGGTWDKQGTELKLTRGEQIDLVAKDVLSKLPEIDKKIEQIEQIKKEASVKFENAKKNIKKVISDIKDTGGEFDYGQVENTVTELLDFINTDESAFSLLTREIFSYDDYLYNHSINVCTIGTPVIKHFINKYGKQFGMDYPEKIKEISIGYFMHDAGKVLVPEEILNKKGPLTDEEFEVVKTHSYKLGMQVFEKNHLNDPLIVDSVKWHHGPMFKDEGRCYPNDVAPEEIPAYVKVCKLADIYDALTSVRCYKNAFNPIEVVTDLFTKYATKGKLVQKVLLSFISVVGIYPPGSVVFLSNGQMAYIIDSKGPILLVFSDDRGGALKHRPDPIDLSDPNRVAAGLKIDHKRPMTTPVKVYNKLPKGLREMIFSK